A stretch of DNA from Thermoanaerobaculia bacterium:
GAACTCGAATCGCGCGACGCGATAGCCGCCGTCGGCGATCCCCTTCGCGACGTCGTTCAGGAACGGCGAGTCCATCGGCGCCCCCGCGCCGTGAGCGAGCGCGACCGTCAGCTTCGCGTTCTTCGGGCCGTCGAGGAGGAAGAAGGTCACGGCCGCGATTCTAGATCGCGGGCCCGAAGTCGGCGAGCCGCGAGCCGCCGATCCCGCCGTGGAATTCTTGTATTGTTCAGGCGTCCCGTCGAGGTGCGGACGGAAGCGAGCCCGACGGAACGCTCATCGTCGCGCCTGCCAGCGAAGAATCGGATTCTTCGCCGCCCTGACCTCGTCCACCCGCCGGACCGGCGTCGTGTACGGCGCGCCGGCGAAGATTTCCGGCTTCTCGCGCGCTTCCCGGGCGATCGTGCGCATCGCTTCGACGAAAATGTCGAGCTCCGGCTTTCCCTCGGTCTCGGTCGGCTCGATCATGAGTGCGCCCGGGACGATCAGCGGGAACGACACCGTCGGAGGCGGGAAGCCGAAATCCATCAGCCGCTTCGCGATGTCCCCGTTGTGGACTCCGTACTCCGCCTGCCGCTTGTCGGAGAAGACGACTTCGTGCATCGTCGGAGCGTCGTACTTCAGGTGGTAGAGGTCCGCGAGCCGCGCGCGGATGTAGTTGGCGTTCAGGACGGCGTTCCGGGCGACCTCGCCGATCTCCTCCCCGTACGACAGGATGTACGAGAGCGCGCGGACGAGAACGCCGAACTGGGACGAGAAGGACCGAAGTCTCCCGATCGATTCGGGACGGTCGGCATCCAGATGGAAGCTGCCGTCTTCCCGGCGCTCGACCGTCGGCACCGGCATGTGCGGCGCCAGCTTCTCGGAGACGGCGACCGGCCCGGCCCCGGGTCCGCCTCCGCCGTGAGGCGTCGAGAAGGTCTTGTGGAGGTTCATGTGCATCACGTCGATGCCCATCCGGCCGGGAGTCGCGAGTCCCACGAACGCGTTGAAGTTCGCGCCGTCGCCGTAGAGAAAGCCTCCCTTGCGATGGACGATCTCCGCGATGTCGCCGATCCGGCGCTCGAAGATCCCGAGGGTGTTCGGCACCGTCATCATCAGCGCCGCGACGTCGTCGGTCATCGCTTCTTCCAGCACGTGGAGATCGAGGCGCCCGTTCGCGTTGGAGGCCAGCTCCTTGACCTGGTAACCGGCGAAGCTCGCGGTCGCCGGGTTCGTCCCGTGGGCGGAGTCCGGGATCAGCACGTACTTTCGCGGGTTCCCCTGTTTCTCGAGCGCCTTCCGGATCATCAGGATCCCGGCGAGCTCCCCCTGCGCGCCGGCGCACGGAGTCAGCGTCACCCGCGCGAGACCCGTCAGCTCCGCGAGGATGCGCTCGAGACGCCACATCAGCGCGAGGTTTCCCTGGCTCGTCGACTCCGGCGCGTACGGGTGGGATGCGGCGAACCCGGGGAGCCGCGCCATCTCTTCGTTGATCCGCGGGTTGTGTTTCATCGTGCACGAACCGAGCGGGTAGAGGCCGTCCTCGATCCCGAGGTTCATGCGCGAGAGGCGGGTGAAATGCCGCGCGACGTCGACCTCGGAGACCTCCGTCTCGCCGTCGATCGCTCCGCGCCGGAGCTCCTCCGGAATCGCGACCTTCTCCGGGACGTCGAGCGGCGGGAGCGAATAACCCGTCTTCCCGGGACGGGAGCGCTCGAAGATCAATCCCTCGTCGCGCGACTTCATCGAATCCTCGAGAGTTCCGCGGCGTAGACGTCCATCTCCGCCTTCGTGTTCATCTCCGTGACCGCCACGAGAAACTCCCGCTCGCGCTCCGGGAACCAGGTCGACAACGGCACGCCGGCGAGGATTCCCTTCTCGGCGAGCGCCGCGACGATCTCGGGGGCCGGTTTCGGCCCCCGCACGGCGAACTCGTTGAACGTCGGGCCCCCGGTCGCGATCGCGTAGCCCGGAACCGCGGCGATCTTTTCCTTCAGGTATTCGGACTTCGAGGC
This window harbors:
- a CDS encoding alpha/beta family hydrolase, giving the protein MTFFLLDGPKNAKLTVALAHGAGAPMDSPFLNDVAKGIADGGYRVARFEF
- the gcvPB gene encoding aminomethyl-transferring glycine dehydrogenase subunit GcvPB; protein product: MKSRDEGLIFERSRPGKTGYSLPPLDVPEKVAIPEELRRGAIDGETEVSEVDVARHFTRLSRMNLGIEDGLYPLGSCTMKHNPRINEEMARLPGFAASHPYAPESTSQGNLALMWRLERILAELTGLARVTLTPCAGAQGELAGILMIRKALEKQGNPRKYVLIPDSAHGTNPATASFAGYQVKELASNANGRLDLHVLEEAMTDDVAALMMTVPNTLGIFERRIGDIAEIVHRKGGFLYGDGANFNAFVGLATPGRMGIDVMHMNLHKTFSTPHGGGGPGAGPVAVSEKLAPHMPVPTVERREDGSFHLDADRPESIGRLRSFSSQFGVLVRALSYILSYGEEIGEVARNAVLNANYIRARLADLYHLKYDAPTMHEVVFSDKRQAEYGVHNGDIAKRLMDFGFPPPTVSFPLIVPGALMIEPTETEGKPELDIFVEAMRTIAREAREKPEIFAGAPYTTPVRRVDEVRAAKNPILRWQARR